Genomic DNA from Fimbriimonas ginsengisoli Gsoil 348:
GACGGCGCGGAGATTTCGGAGTCGGAACGCGCCGACCTTCGGAAGTGCGCCCAGGTTTTCGACACCGTTAGCACGTTCTTGCCGGCAAAGTCGGGTTCCTTCCTAGACGCCGGGCGATGCTACGTGATCTTGGAAGACTGGGAAAGCGCGGAGCAGCGCCTTCAACAGTGCTTGAACAACTCCACCCTCAAGGATTCCGATTTCTCCCCCAAGGGAGTCGGGGATGCCAAGCGGCTGATGTCGGTGGTTCGCAACCAGCAGGGGCGCTTTGAGGACGCTTATCGGCTGGCGGATGAGGCGCTCAAGATCGACCCGAGCGACGCCTCCTCCTTGGTCGCCCGCGCCTCCGCCGAAGTCCAACTCAAGCATATCCCCGCCGCCCGCGTGGACATCGCCAAATCGCTCCAACTTTGGCCCGGCAACAAACGGGCGCTCCAACTGCAGCAACTGCTTGAGACGGCGACCGGTAAGTGAACGCCTAGCGCCCAACGCCTACCGCCTGTCATACTCTTCACCGGCGCGGAGTGGTGTCCGAGTGGTCGATGGAGCGGGCCTGGAAAGCTCGTACTCGTCAAAAGCGAGTCGTGGGTTCGAATCCCACCCACTCCGCCAGAAAGGTGGCACGGGCGGCTCGCCCGTGAGTATCTCGGGCGGCCCGCCCGAGTAAAAAAAATTGTCGTTACCGATCTCCCCATCGAGTCTCCGGCAGCCTCCCTCGGCCCGGCCGACCCTTTATCCCGAAGGGATTCCGTCCCCCAGCCAAGGGTTGGTAAGCCGCGTAGCGTCCTACCCTGGTGGTGACCGCCGCCAAGGTTTCTACCCCAACGGGGTTGCGGCCTTTTCCGGACGCAACCCCGTTGGGGTAGAAAGGCCGTCGATCGCCGGAACTCGTGCCTCGCAACCCTTCGCTGGGGGACGCTATCCCTTCGGGATAAGGGAAACCTTTGGTTCGGCTTCCAACCGATCCGATGCCGGAAAAAATCGGTAATACGCCATGTTCCCCTACGCCGCAAGCGCCGACGAACTGAACCGCCGCGACGAGGTGCTTGCCCGCATTGTGGAGCACGTCCTTACGAACCGCACGATCAAGCTTCCGGTTTTCGACCCGAATCTGGCTCGGCCGAACGACCGGTTCGCCCTCATCAACATCGGTCTCGAGCCGAACGACTTCTCCGGTTCGTTGGGGGTCTACCGCTACCAGTTCGAAGGAGAGGAAGACCTCCTCCACCTGATCGTGACCACGGAAACCGGCGACCCGCTAACCCCTGAAGAAGGTCAACGAGTCGCCTCATTCGCCCTGAGCGGGCTCTCCCCCGCCCTCATCTGGCTCCGCCCGGGCGAGCTCT
This window encodes:
- a CDS encoding tetratricopeptide repeat protein, encoding MQTNEGWKRWSIPVGIVVALVMVLLLSNRDVPTPTGLPRIMDLDTYRRDLNNASQIAAPIFAKYDDGAEISESERADLRKCAQVFDTVSTFLPAKSGSFLDAGRCYVILEDWESAEQRLQQCLNNSTLKDSDFSPKGVGDAKRLMSVVRNQQGRFEDAYRLADEALKIDPSDASSLVARASAEVQLKHIPAARVDIAKSLQLWPGNKRALQLQQLLETATGK